From the genome of Pseudophryne corroboree isolate aPseCor3 chromosome 9, aPseCor3.hap2, whole genome shotgun sequence:
GCAGTAACATACTGGAGAACAAGGCAGGAGGTTTCCAGGACTCAGAGCACCAAGCAACAAGGATGCCTACAGGAGTACAGAGCTGATGCACCTTCTAGGAAGAGCAACATATAGCACTGGCAGTGTTTGATTCAAATCCAAACCCTTTTAAAAGGGAAAGCAGACTGGGATTGGATGAGAAACCACAGAGAGCACTGCTTTTGGCTACACTGCAtgcattggtctccaacatggcagcttcCACAACTgcagaccatacttacctacttttcttctctcctctatgggaGATACTTGGAGGGGAGAAGCAGGTGGACGGCAATGGAGGCGGGGCTGAGCCAATGATGTCACCAGGCCACTCCCACTGCACAAGCAAATACCACGATTGTGCAGTATTTGCATATGGGCGGAGCCCCGCCTCCTCCACCGGGTCCTCGATTCGGCACTAtttagctccccattctgcccactttccttggaagtgggCAGAATCCGGGacgggtgcccactcttccagggcttCGGGGTACTACCCGAGAAacagggtgtctcccgcagaatccgggagagtaggcaagtctgctgcAGACACATAAGGAAGTGCTTCTTACCCTGCTAAATCCCTGATTCCTGATCTCCAGTGCTCAAACCAGCCGCCTCTGCCAGACTCACCGCAGCCCCTTACCTCAAGCGGGGACCGGACACCCACCGCCGCAGCACCGCCATGACCCGAACAGGGAGACCCCGGGACCCAGCGCCAATGGTAAGACCCCGGACCCTGACACACTCTGCATTCATCACATACCAATACCTGTGTTATTAAATCTGCATGTGCGGAGATTCCTTATACACTTAGCACTCACACCTGCAAGCTAAACTGGTCAGAGGAGAGTGAAGCACACTTGCTGACTTTCTGACTGCCCCCTCTGGGAGAGGGTAGCCAGGACGGCACAACAGGGGGCGCGGCATCAATGTATGTGGGCAGAGCGGGGACGTGGACGTGCCCCCCCTTTACAGTGACCAGATTACCAGCAttgagcagggggcggggctatgatgtcCCCAATTCAGTGGTGGCTGCAGGGGTGTACTGACGGCTGTAAGGGCTGTCTGGCTGGTGTGTGCAGGCTCTGGGAGACTTGCCCTCCTTTCCGGGGGTCCaggagtgccacacgattttcgggagcctcccggccgttccaggagagtaggcaagtatggagtgaTGGAGAAGACAAGTACAACCTACACACATGCCTCACAACACAGGCACAGTGACAGAGAGgggcagccagagccggattaaggctgggggggggggtccgggGCACTTCAGTCAgtagggcccctaataaagaggcaggcggatgaaaataaatatatatatatatatatatatatataaaaacacatacatatatatacatatacagtggtcgaggtgggaattttgaagtgagggtatgtaAAATTTACTGTCCAGGGTCTACTGTTGCGCACGTCAAAGGCGACATATTGAGGATTggaacactgggtgggagagggacatattgaggattgggacactgggtgggagagggacatattgaggatcgggacactgggtgggagaggcacatattgaggattgggacactgggtgggagagggacatattgaggattgggacactgggtgggagagggttgcaaggtgggagaggggcaccagatgagaggggggatgcagggtgtgaataggacatattggggagagggaaagaggaagaggggggacataggatgggagaggggcaccagatgagagggggttgtgcaaagTGGGAGagcatgcagggtgagagggggttgtgcagggtgggagagggtgcagggtgagagggggtgtgcagggtgagaaaggatgcagggtgagaagggggtttgcagggtgagagggggggtgtagggtgagaggggggggtgcaggttgggagaggatgcagagtgagagaggacgcagggtgagaaggGGGTTTGCAGGGTGAGaggagggtgtgcagggtgagaaggcggtgtgcaggttgggagaggacgcagggtgagggggatgcagggtgggagaggacgcagagtgagagaggggtgtgcaggttgggagagaacgcagggtgagaggggggtgtggaggttgggagaggatgcagggtgagagggggggtgcaggttgagaggggggggtgtagggtgggaaaggatgcagggtgagaggggggtgtaccgtttgggagaggacgcagggtgagagggggttgtgcaaagTGGGAGAGCATGCAGggtgagggggttgtgcagggtgggagaggatgcagggtgagaggggggatgcagggtgagaAGGGGgtttgcagggtgagagggggggtgtAGGGTGGgaaaggatgcagggtgagaggggggtgtaccgtttgggagaggacgcagggtgagagggggttgtgcaaagTGGGATagcatgcagggtgagagggggttgtacagggtgggagaggatgcagggtgagagggggtgtgccGGGTGAgaaaggatgcagggtgagagggggtgtgcagggtgagagggggggtgcagggtgggaaaggatgcagggtgagaggggggtgtaccgtttgggagaggacgcagggtgagagggggttgtgcagggtgggagagtacGCAGGGtgagggagggggtgcaggttgggagaggaatcaggatgagaggggggggggtgcaggctgagagcgggggggggggggggcaggttgcagGAGGAAGCAGGGTgagaggcatacctcccaacatgacttcctccaggagggacaccatgctctgcttctggacttccctcttaatgtatgattgcaggcacctgtgttgaacaggttaatggataagacaggtgtttcagcacaggtgattacaATGATAAATTAAGAGGaacgtccaggagcagagcattgtgtcccgccaggagagggtcatgttgggatgtatggagacgggagtgtgcagggtgggagaggacgcagggtgagagggggtgtgcagggtgggagaggacgcagggtgagagagggggtgccgggtgagagggggtgtgcaggttgggagaggaagCAGGGTGAGAGGAGGTTGTTTAATATTAAAAGCCTACCAGTAGGCGCATTGCGTGGCTCCAGCGGCAGCAGGAACCGGgtgcaccgtgcaccccatgtgggAGCCCAATGGCGACAGGAACAAGAACCGGGAGCTCCCGACGTGGGagcccggcagcagcagggatgagTGCCGGGCGCATAGCACGTGGGCGCCCGGCGGGTCTCCAGCAGGGATGGGGGCAGCATCTATAAGTGCAGCAGGCTGCCTCCTGCTGtgctcagctgtcctgtcctgTCTTCTATTAGGCTGGCGCTGGCGGCTACGATTTTGCCTGCTAGTGCTGCGGGGATCCTGGAGCGCTGCAGATCAGATCGGTAAAGATCCGACCTTTGGCggatggcagggggcccttttagaaaggggtctggggtacttacccccaggacccccccccccccccttaatccggctctgggggcaGCTTAAGAGAAGAGGGGCCCACATGTCGTGTCCAGGCAGGACCTCTCCCCTCTCACAGCCAGGCAGAGCGGGTGCTAATTTCTGGGGCCCTGGCTTGTTAGAGGGGCCCAGCAGGGCCCTGGAATCACATCTCCCTACCTTCTTACCTGTCAGCTGGCAACAGCCTACATATCCATTATATTCATGGGTTTTTGTAGGGGGCTTGGACACACCTCTGTGGTTAGGCTATGCTCACTACATTACCTGGTACTCACGGCGGTGCAGGTGAGCATGTTCCTGCTGATTATTCTACTGCTTATGCTTAAATCTCCAGGAAAATTAccacgtgccattttcccagtaatttgtGCAGCGCCGAGGAAAGACTTCCGGCAGGGAAGTATAATACATGGGTGCAGGCTGTGTGCCTATTATAGATGCGCCACTGGTGATGGCATAAGTCCTGCAATCATTTCAGACCTGCGTCGGACTGGCTGACCGGTGAACGATTCCGGTCCATTTATGCTGggacaatgtttagaggcaccTGGTTCTCTGCACTGGCACCTGCAATTACCTGCGATGCAGGTAGCAGGTGTAAAGGACCGGTTGCTTCTAAACATTGTTCTGGCAAAAATGGATCGGAACCGGTTCCCTGGTCAGCCAGTCCGACGCTGTTTCAGAAATGGAACATTGTATATTAGATATGTCATATTTGCAGCCCTAGATGACACAGCATGTAAGCCTTGTTGCACTGACACAATATGTAGAATATATAGGGTTCTGATGCGTGGCTGAATGCATGTCAGCCTCCCACATTGCATGCATGGATGTAAATGCGTATATTCGCCTGTAGAGCTGTACGTAACTAGCAATGCGCCTTCCCCTTTACACTTGATCTGATactggtcatcatcatcatcagtgcacccTTGCACTATCCCAGGTGCATGCACATTTACACTTATGGTGACTGCACAGCCCGCAGCCGCATTGACACGCCCTCACTGAGCGTCACCTATTAGAGGGCCCGTTGCTGTCCAGTTACACCTCTTCACTTGCAAGATCAGATGCGTCTGACCATCTATCGCCCGTACTTGGTTCAGTGCATATGCACAGCGTAAATGCTCAAATTACGCTAGACAAATGGACTTGTGCTTAACTCTGCTGCAGCCACACAGAAAGCATATAAAGAGTACTTTTACTGTTTATTTAGAAGTAATTGGTAATAAATATCCTACAAATTTCCATGACAACTGGTCCATTGgggacagaaaaaaaaagaaaacaatattcTGAAACACCAACGTCCAGGAGTcaatgtgcctctgtcactggccTGGAGGACGAGAACTGATAGGGGGTCCAATGTCCGTGATTGTTCAAGggggaactgggggggggggggattggcagCTGTGCCACTGACTCGTCTCCAGGGAGGAGGGCTGGGATAAAGTGCAGGGATCCTGGTCACATTGTGCTAAATACTCCTTTACTCACCAGCTGGGTAGAAGACAGGAGCAAAATGTGAGTATAGGGGAAGGTGGGGAAGGTGGGAGGCAACATGAGGTCTCGATGCAGCAATGGTTTATGTGTTCAGCTGGCCACCTATGAATTCTGCAAGGAAATATTCCACCTACAGTACCTCTGCCATACCTTCCAAAGAGTCCCACTAGATGAGAAACCGAGAACATTTCTCTACTGGGTCCCTGAAGTGTCTCTGTGGGCTCTAAATGCGTAACAGACACAACCTGCATTATTATTATTGCTTAGTTATCCAGCTTGGTAATTTAACGAGGCCGCATGTAGTATCAGAGGTGACAAAATTTTATATTATAGTTTAGGGTAACAACCACTGAAAAAGACTGTGTTCTATTCACAGATACATTGAGGGTCCAGTCTCCATGATGGGGGGCTCAGCTCTTTTTATGACCACCCTCCTGGGACTCCTGGCTCTGGTTTCCTCATCACTGAATGAAACGTCCATCTGTAAGCCGGCCCCTCATTGGAGTATTGGTTCCGAGGTGCCCATGGGAAAGTCCTACGGCCAAGTCACGGTCGTGGCTCTTCTTCAGGCAAGTTGCGGCTTTTGCCTTATCCAGGCCGCCAAGTAAGTAATCTCCTAGCATTTACAGAAACATGGAATATTTGTAACCGTTGGGAAGGTCTAATATAGGAAGGTAAAATACCCAGCAGTCTTATCAATTACTTCTGCTGTTAATCTTTTCAGCCTCCATTTAGTTAGACAAAACTTTGTATTTCTTAGCCTCActgaaacggggtattgagacaagggacgaggatgtaatactGCCGCTGTACAAAGCATTgctatgtccgcacctggaatattgtgttcaattttaggCACCATACCATAAAAAAGATATCCGGGAACTCGAAAGAgtccaaaggcgagctactaaagtatttaaagggttagagacattggaatacaaggaaaggcttactaggttaaatatgtatacattagaaaagaggcgactaagaggagacattattaatatcttcaaatatgtaaggggtcattacaaggagttagcaggggacttgtttattaatagaactctgtataggacacgtgggcactcgctgaggctagaggagaggaatttccatacacaatgtaggaaagggttcttcaccgtaagggcaataaggatttggaactccctgccggagaaggtaataatggcggactctgtaaatacatttaaaaatggattggacagttttctagctgaaaaaagtatccaaggctatagcatttaatatatggccattaagtatctgggagtggtacgaaatatagttgccaataggtacgaaaccattacttcagctggtgcattataacgtgcacagcttaatacagaatacaggttgaacccgatgagcattttgcctcttttgaactttattaactatgttactatgtaactaagTTTATGTTAATTTTCGCTAAAGCCGTTTCATTTGGTAGCAAAGCGGAATATGGATTTATTTGTGTTACAGGGATTATAAGGGGACGGAAAAAAAACAATTTCCTTAATTTGTCCCACTGTTGCTTCTACAGTACAGAGCAAAAATCAGTGAAAGCCAGCAGAGGGAGAGCGAGACTGGGAATAAAAGTTTACCTTTTCCTGCTTACATTTCAGATCAAATATGAGCAGGACAAAGGTTGTATTTACTATATGTGCCAACTAAGGacccgattcagagatggacagaaaTTCATTGCCACATGCAAGCAGCATTGAATTTCCGTCTGATTTCTAGCAAAGACATGTAGGAGATGTCTCATTAGAAGAGACGCCTCCTGTATGTAGCTGTGACCGATGCTGCAAGCTGGGTTCCAAAGGTTGCCATGTTCCATGCAGATGGCCAGCTGAGTAAGTTTTAGCTCGCGCAGCTGGCCAAAAGAAGTGGGGGCTACGAGGCCAGGTAGCAGGCCATTGGCTCTCCCCTGCCAGAAAATGGGGTAACACGCCTGTTTTTAGGAATACAGGCCTTTCTCCACCCCTcaatgccactgcctgtcaatcaggaaatgGCAGAGTGGAACTACGGGTAACATCGCAAGACCTGTTCTGCCTTGCGCAGCTGCAGATTCCCGATAATCGGGAATAAACTGAGTTACAGATTTACAGTAGCACACCAGAATAAGTTAGTAAGCCATCTTAACACAGGGCTAGCCATACTCCTCCCTTAGCTGCATGTGTTGGACCACCAGGAGGGCTAAAGTTACCAAGTGGTGCAATTCAGGGGTTAAAGTCAGCCGGAACTGGACGGAACTGCATTCTGTcatttccatttggagacggaacgcagttccgcctcctccggctcacctaacgcgATTTCAGTCCTTCACCGCAGAGAGATGCCAGGCGCCCGCTAAGATTGTattaccagcgggtgcccggctcCCTCCCCACAGCGGCAACTGGAGGcaagagctcagtactgagctccggcttccggctgccACAGAgttcactatgggagagacgtcatgacctctctcccatagtttcgaggaggtaagtattgtctttttttgtgtgtgcaaggggcactactgaaGGGGGCACTACCAAGGAGGCACTACCAAGGGGGCACTACCAAGGGGGCAATACTAAAGGGGAACTACCAAAGGGGCAGTACTACAGGgcaaatactacagggggcattgctaggggcacaactacagagggcattaccaaaggggcattaatactgggggcactattaattgtggggcaatactacagggggcattatcactgggggctctactacagggggcattactactaggagcACTACTACAGaaggcccctttctttttgagaccacgcccctttttacgGCACGCGCATTCCCTTTATTTACTAGGcgcgtggggtggggtggggtccactacttctctaggaccactttaagcactggtgtaaTTAAAATATAGAGCTGTTGgctactgtagtactgttttgattGTGGACCTTCCCTCTGGATCCAAAATATCTCCGGTATCTCTCTGCCAGGCCAATTTGTGAGCATCTTTCAAGAGTTGATTATAAGAGAGGAGTAACTAAAAGAGGGCCAGGATGTGGCCCTTGGAGGCAGCTAAATGTCTACAGCGGGGACAACTGCAGGAAAGAACATGGAGTGTGTATTAAGGGATAAAAATATCACTGCTGTAGGTAATGGAGAAATACATTGTATAGGGAAGGAAAGCACTGTATAATCAGAAAAGGCATCACAATGTGGAAGGGGAAAAGCTATGGTCCAGACCTGGTATGAAAGTGGGTGTATTCTACAGCGGCAGTAACAGAGGACTAGAGGAAAATAAATAGTAGAAGCAGTCCCATATAGTGAGGGAACACCAGATGGAAGGTGTTGCAGTGCGCCAGGTCACAGAGCCTTCTTACTATGCCCGACAGCGCTGCAATCCCCGCAGCTGCTGTAGTCCTGCCGTGGCGATTTCTCAGTGGCTGGCGCTCCCTTCTCCTGTGTTCCCCTTGTGCCAGGCGCCACATTTCCCACAGGGATACACGCACCGACTGGTGTAAAATTTAAAGGGCCAGGTTCACAAAAAACGTGACATTACGTTTGGTGCTAAATTCAATCCCGCCTATAAAAGCAGTCTCTGGGCATTCTCCTGTGCCAGAGTATAGGTTCTCAAACTGCAATCCTGTATAACAGCCTCAGTGCTTCCCAGTGCTCTACTTGTGTGCCCGGGTCCTGGTTCCTGCCTTCCCTGTGCTTCATTACTGATTCCTGCTTTCCCTGTGCTCTGTTCCCGGTCTTTGCCATCCTAGTGTCTGCTCCCTGTTCCAGTTCCTGACCTCAAGTCCTGCTCCGATCCAGTATATCATCTTGTCTCCTATTTGCTTCTCATCGAATCTCTAAGTACCATCTCCAGTGCATACCAGCCCCCATATTTGGGAACCCAGACAAAGGGCAGCGACCTGTGTGTTGGGCGAAGCAAATCCAAAACCTCCTTGCGAGGGTCCCTtgggaataccaccagcatattaGACTCCTTGTCTCTGCTCTGGGTCTCCGACAACCCTAAGGTATGGGTTAGCATCCACTATCCCATCTATGAGTTGCAACAGCAGGGTTGAGTTTGGCCTTAGGAGGATGAAATTGGGTGGAGTCACAATAAACAATAAGGGGAGACAGTGAAAGGACCTCCGCTTCTATAGTACACCAAGATCTACACTAAGGTGGATTGTACCAATGGTAACATGTCTATAAATTGGGGGTACCTAATCCACCATCAGTCACCCTTCTGTAAGACCCTCATTCTGACTCTTGGCCTTTAAACACTCAGTGAGGGTGTAGGGTCACCCATGCAAACAGGTTTGCAGACTACGATTACTGAAATGAGAAGGAGTTGGCTGAGATTAGGTCTTGTCCTGATCTTGTGAATCCCAGGTGTGATTTGGTGGAGAAGTGTATTTCAGTTAGCCCAATATAAAAGAAAGCCTGACTTAATGATATAATGGTCACATGTAATAGAGACAACCAGAAGTTTTACTGAAAGGGTGGTTCTATAGTGGACGGTGGTTGGACAGTTAATATGGCATAACGCTTTTACACCACTCACCTCTGCAGATTTATCCCCCACTTCATATACCTAGGCGCACGTCCAGCTAGGGGAGGCATCTCCTAGAGCAGGTGACGACTTGATATGGGCAGTATAGAATTTCTAGGTGGTGaggttggaggtgctatcgctgctgcttacatagaagcagcagctacAGCATTAATGTGCTAATGCAGCCGGGGGATCATTGGGTGGCTTACGGTACTCATGGAGACAGACAATCCGCACGTCACAGCAGCCAGGAAATCTTTGCGCAACAACTGCTGTAACCGAGGCACATATACTACagttctctctctgcacatgttatatctgccccacctgcagtgcacgtggttttgcccattagagaaaaatgttgctgttgcgatcaggtctgaattaggccctaaacatGCCATAAAGCTTGTACAAGTTTCAATAGTGCAACTgtttcaatggtgcgactgatggtggtgtataaggatgcaccaatcgGTATTTCACAGTGGGCGCTAAAAGTTGGTGTCGCAGTCCTTGCACGGTGGGTCGCATGGTTGTAAACAAGGGGAGGAGTTTGTAGGGCATTTGCATAAAGCTGCAGATGGGCAGCCGCCAATAAATGCTGCTCCAAGTGCTCAGAATCAGGcctgaagtggagaagttgcccgtagcaaccaaactaatttttctagcacagccagtAAAATGTCAATTGGTCGGTATGGGAAACgtcttcactttatctcccccaagATTTGATGACTCTCCCCCATATTCTGAACATATATCAATCATTATCAGTTAACCTGTTGAACTTTCACCTCATGAGACAGAAATCATCACCTGATACAAGTGACTGGAAAAATAACATTCAAACTGCAATTGGTGTACACATAAATCAGAGGCGGTCAGTGTACATTAAACAGGCGTAAGCCAGACTCATATTGAAACACAGGTTACGCTGCTGCATGAATAACAGCTGTAAAACATTCCCCTGTCTTCCAGTATGGGGCCCTTGCGTGACAAGCTGACCAGCCAGGGACTCACAAACATCAGTTACATGATTGTAAACGACCAGAGTTCTTTTTCAAAGTTGCTGTTTGAAGAGTTGAAGAGAAGGGCTCCAGAGGGCGTGCCGGTGTACCAGCAACTGCCAAAGCAGGACGACGTGTGGGATATTCTTGATGGAAATAAGGACGACTTCCTGATTTATGACAGGTAGGTGGCAGCAGCGATCAGTTTGTGCAGCtatcccagagccggccttaggcataggcaaactaggcaaatgcctagggcatttggtatgcctaggggcaaaagcagcttctgctgattaaaatgatatgcggcatgcctatattctgtctgtgactgcggctgtatctgcatacgaaatgctacattgcgtgtattcctggaaatcactgtaatgtagcattttgtatgcagatacagccacagtcacacacagaatataggcatgctgcatatcattttaatcagcagaagctggttgtgcatcctagtgacatagcaatggaaataagatgatttttcataaacaaaaggcacccgacgttagcagagctgccagctgactcatgccaggcatttccagcagcactagtggcagtgctagggggcaccagccaaaatcttgcctagggcatcatatttgttagATCCGGCTCTGAGCTATCCccatatacacatgtatgtacagATGGAGTTCTCCTCACctatgcctttaataggattaattgagccagggcagtcagacttaatcccctgctgtaatgacttaaaggtacatttactaagcagtgataagagcggagaagtgagccagtggagaagtgcccatggcaaccaatcagcactgaggtaacatctaagtaacatctataatttgcatactataaaattatacagagctgctgattggttgatggggaaacttctccactggctcacttctctgctcttatcactgcttagtaaatgtacccctaaatccctTACTGTATTGTACtctctgggggagattcaaatgtttgaaaagtcagttgggattttgttttttcctatctaatagacaggaaaaaacagacacccaaccgacttttcaaacatttgaatctccccctctgaattgtattgcagctgagaacaatagatgaaaggcttatgctaataaaccttggtgcacctaggtgcagcagagaagcttaGATGAGCGGGGGTCCATCTGTATGATCCCTGTGGTGGGAAATATTTGGTGATTGGTCTGTTCCAGTCAATTTTAAAAAATACCAGACACGGAAGAACCACACACCAGAGTATATATGCATTCCTACTGTTACATATTGTAACATATTTTGCTCCTGTTC
Proteins encoded in this window:
- the LOC134957469 gene encoding selenoprotein Pb-like isoform X1, which gives rise to MMSPIQWWLQGCTDGCKGCLAGVCRLWETCPPFRGSRSATRFSGASRPFQESRYIEGPVSMMGGSALFMTTLLGLLALVSSSLNETSICKPAPHWSIGSEVPMGKSYGQVTVVALLQASCGFCLIQAANMGPLRDKLTSQGLTNISYMIVNDQSSFSKLLFEELKRRAPEGVPVYQQLPKQDDVWDILDGNKDDFLIYDRCGRLTFHIRLPHSILHFPYVYAAIHQTYYEDSCQNCSFYANITNNATKNATVDNSTDGKTEQESSHKKTQNSGESHDHSNHSGGREERDHKSHPATNRKGENQQKHHPINNNGPQNVINHNGS
- the LOC134957469 gene encoding selenoprotein Pb-like isoform X2, which gives rise to MMGGSALFMTTLLGLLALVSSSLNETSICKPAPHWSIGSEVPMGKSYGQVTVVALLQASCGFCLIQAANMGPLRDKLTSQGLTNISYMIVNDQSSFSKLLFEELKRRAPEGVPVYQQLPKQDDVWDILDGNKDDFLIYDRCGRLTFHIRLPHSILHFPYVYAAIHQTYYEDSCQNCSFYANITNNATKNATVDNSTDGKTEQESSHKKTQNSGESHDHSNHSGGREERDHKSHPATNRKGENQQKHHPINNNGPQNVINHNGS